Proteins co-encoded in one Gossypium arboreum isolate Shixiya-1 chromosome 11, ASM2569848v2, whole genome shotgun sequence genomic window:
- the LOC108472627 gene encoding uncharacterized protein LOC108472627 produces the protein MENNSGIMGLREDEIELELRLSIGGSLGKAEKLKPIKKETKPNDVPVVDLGESLVFYPQMKRKIQALRRQEAKKKREEKQQKRGTTIPSRCRDDVTEERECKKNKAEEFFGGVNLNLSTELNNPPAYPVFPVRVPCPYPNLLFVPLANGFPYPCVNSVPCWGEKGMAMNGGFQTGRVHHGNNGYDSEQYSSKDERNRKTGSNESPMYSSSVVSDLQSSSNQGGRSSESGTNTSPCQPAEHTQINCSAGSNQKGRSEQSCTSHQNDSAQSMDKCSKGGIEKTPSVESTSLNLKKAPPKPEIKTSNSTKDTNKGEMGKPPKPPAPPIHDCIVSLRSMPCVSTTGNGPDGKTINGFLYRFTKSEVSIICVCHGNSFSPAEFVQHAGGSDVSHPLRHITVIHPAVQQM, from the exons atggAAAATAACAGTGGGATTATGGGGTTAAGAGAGGACGAGATTGAGCTGGAGCTGAGATTATCAATCGGAGGAAGCTTAGGAAAAGCCGAAAAATTAAAGCCCATTAAGAAAGAAACAAAACCCAATGATGTGCCGGTTGTAGATCTCGGGGAAAGCTTGGTTTTTTATCCACAAATGAAACGCAAGATTCAAGCTTTAAGGAGACAAGAAGCGAAGAAGAAACGAGAAGAGAAGCAGCAGAAAAGAGGGACAACAATACCATCAAGATGCCGCGACGATGTAACAGAGGAAAGAGAATGTAAGAAGAACAAAGCTGAAGAATTTTTTGGTGGCGTAAATCTTAATCTGAGCACCGAACTAAATAATCCGCCGGCGTACCCAGTTTTTCCGGTGCGGGTCCCGTGTCCCTACCCTAATCTCCTGTTTGTGCCACTCGCCAATGGCTTCCCCTATCCTTGCGTAAATTCGGTGCCTTGTTGGGGTGAGAAGGGCATGGCGATGAATGGAGGGTTTCAGACGGGTCGTGTGCATCATGGAAATAATGGATATGATTCTGAGCAGTATAGCAGCAAAGATGAAAGGAATAGGAAAACTGGATCAAACGAGTCTCCCATGTATAGTTCCTCTGTGGTTTCGGATCTTCAAAGCTCTTCTAATCAAG GTGGTCGAAGTAGTGAATCAGGGACCAACACAAGTCCTTGTCAACCGGCCGAACATACTCAAATAAATTGTTCTGCTGGAAGCAATCAAAAGGGGAGGTCCGAACAAAGTTGTACCTCCCACCAAAACGACTCCGCCCAAAGCATGGACAAATGTAGCAAAGGCGGCATCGAAAAGACGCCATCTGTGGAATCCACTTCATTGAACCTTAAGAAAGCTCCACCCAAACCCGAAATTAAAACCAGCAATTCAACCAAAGATACCAACAAGGGGGAGATGGGAAAACCTCCCAAGCCTCCAGCTCCTCCTATTCACGACTGCATCGTTTCCCTTCGTAGCATGCCTTGCGTTTCGACGACGGGCAATGGCCCCGATGGCAAAACCATAAACGGTTTTCTGTACAGATTTACGAAATCAGAGGTGAGCATCATTTGTGTGTGCCATGGAAACTCATTCTCACCGGCCGAGTTTGTGCAGCATGCTGGAGGTAGTGATGTATCGCATCCTCTGAGACACATTACCGTGATTCATCCCGCTGTACAACAAATGTAG